A single Bacillus sp. OxB-1 DNA region contains:
- a CDS encoding ABC transporter permease, whose protein sequence is MKNASSALIVVILFSVWEAGARLLAKPFILPSPMQIVVRLWELKEVLLFKHLPVTFAVIVIGLCLSIGMGTAMAVWMHAKPAVQKAVYPLLIASQMIPVIALAPIFVLWFGYTIWSKVAVAVLITFFPITVNTFDGLASGQKEVRELFRTMGAAPRDIFWKYSVPAALPHFFSGLKIAVTLSVIGAAIGEWLGAQAGLGYFSRRMMTQFDGAAVFAPILVLTGIGIILFITVSFIENRLLQWRSRN, encoded by the coding sequence ATGAAAAACGCCTCTTCTGCCCTCATCGTCGTCATCCTGTTCAGCGTCTGGGAAGCGGGCGCCCGGCTGTTGGCGAAACCTTTCATCCTGCCGTCGCCGATGCAGATCGTCGTCCGGTTATGGGAGCTGAAGGAAGTGCTGCTCTTCAAGCATTTGCCTGTGACGTTTGCGGTCATTGTCATCGGGCTGTGCTTATCGATCGGCATGGGGACCGCGATGGCTGTTTGGATGCATGCCAAGCCGGCTGTGCAGAAAGCGGTCTATCCGTTGCTCATCGCTTCGCAGATGATTCCGGTCATCGCGCTCGCACCGATTTTCGTCCTCTGGTTCGGCTATACGATTTGGAGTAAAGTGGCCGTTGCGGTATTGATCACATTTTTCCCGATTACCGTGAACACCTTCGATGGGTTGGCGTCCGGGCAAAAAGAAGTCCGGGAATTATTCCGGACGATGGGGGCCGCGCCCCGGGATATTTTTTGGAAATATTCCGTGCCGGCCGCTCTCCCCCATTTCTTTTCAGGCCTGAAGATTGCGGTGACGTTGAGTGTCATCGGGGCGGCCATCGGGGAATGGCTCGGAGCGCAAGCGGGCCTCGGCTATTTCAGCCGGCGCATGATGACCCAGTTTGACGGGGCGGCTGTATTTGCCCCGATTCTCGTGTTGACGGGCATTGGAATTATATTATTCATAACTGTTTCATTCATTGAAAATCGTTTACTACAGTGGAGGTCTCGAAATTGA
- a CDS encoding ABC transporter ATP-binding protein, whose product MLKFDDVSFSYDGQATILDRLSFHVHPGEFISIVGVSGSGKSTLFRLATGLAVPSAGRVVFNGKEDEPLLGNVGYMPQQDLLLPWRTIVENASLPLELAGMKKRAARERVLPLLDQFGLGGTDDKYPAELSGGMKQRVAFLRAVLSGSPLLLLDEPFSALDAITRLAMQEWLLRQWDMQQSTILFITHDVEEALFLSDRIFMLQNRPVTSLEEIVVPLPRPRTRKDLHEPAILALKEQLLEKLKTEVAL is encoded by the coding sequence ATGCTCAAGTTTGACGATGTTTCCTTCAGCTACGACGGTCAAGCGACTATTCTGGACCGTTTGAGCTTCCACGTGCACCCCGGTGAATTCATCTCGATTGTCGGGGTGAGCGGTTCGGGGAAAAGCACGCTGTTCCGGCTGGCAACGGGGCTTGCGGTCCCATCGGCCGGCCGGGTCGTTTTCAATGGAAAAGAAGACGAGCCGCTTCTTGGCAATGTCGGCTATATGCCGCAACAGGACTTGCTGTTGCCGTGGCGCACAATCGTAGAAAACGCCTCCCTTCCGCTCGAACTGGCGGGAATGAAAAAACGGGCGGCCCGTGAACGGGTTTTGCCTTTATTGGACCAATTTGGTCTCGGGGGGACGGATGATAAATACCCCGCTGAGCTTTCAGGCGGCATGAAACAGCGCGTCGCTTTTTTGCGTGCCGTCCTCTCCGGAAGCCCGCTCTTGTTGCTCGATGAACCGTTTTCCGCGCTTGACGCAATCACCCGTCTGGCGATGCAGGAATGGCTGCTCCGGCAATGGGACATGCAACAATCGACAATTCTGTTCATCACGCATGACGTGGAAGAAGCGCTTTTCCTGTCGGACCGGATTTTTATGCTCCAAAACCGGCCCGTCACTTCATTGGAGGAAATCGTCGTGCCATTACCGAGGCCCCGGACGCGAAAAGATTTGCATGAGCCTGCCATCTTGGCGCTCAAGGAGCAATTGCTGGAAAAGCTGAAAACCGAGGTGGCGCTATGA
- the tenA gene encoding thiaminase II, translated as MKFTDRLHEKTLPIWRQNHAHPFVQGIGEGTLDPDKFRFYMVQDYLYLMDYAKVFAIGAVKASDLQTMGRFASLLDGTLNTEMELHRNYAKRFGISEEELESAQPSPIVLAYTHYMLHVCQNGTVAEVVAALLPCAWSYWEIGKELNAIPGAADHPLYGDWIRMYASEEFGELASWCIELMDQYAEGKPEHELERLEEIFLNTTRFEYMFWDMANSKQMWPGSETRHAQV; from the coding sequence ATGAAATTCACAGATCGATTGCATGAGAAGACGTTGCCGATATGGAGGCAGAATCACGCGCATCCGTTTGTCCAGGGAATCGGGGAAGGCACATTGGATCCGGATAAATTCCGGTTCTATATGGTGCAGGACTATTTGTACCTAATGGATTACGCGAAAGTGTTTGCAATCGGTGCCGTGAAGGCGAGCGATCTGCAGACGATGGGACGATTCGCTTCTTTGTTGGACGGCACGCTGAATACGGAGATGGAACTCCATCGCAACTATGCGAAACGGTTCGGCATTTCCGAGGAGGAGCTGGAGTCCGCTCAGCCTTCCCCGATCGTGCTCGCGTACACCCACTATATGCTGCATGTCTGCCAGAACGGCACCGTGGCGGAAGTGGTTGCGGCGCTGCTGCCGTGCGCTTGGAGCTATTGGGAGATCGGGAAAGAGCTGAATGCCATTCCGGGGGCGGCGGATCATCCGCTATACGGAGATTGGATCCGCATGTACGCTTCCGAAGAATTCGGGGAACTGGCGTCTTGGTGCATCGAACTGATGGATCAGTATGCGGAAGGCAAGCCGGAGCATGAGCTGGAACGGTTGGAGGAAATCTTCTTGAATACGACCCGCTTTGAGTACATGTTCTGGGATATGGCAAATTCAAAACAGATGTGGCCCGGATCCGAAACCCGCCATGCTCAAGTTTGA
- the glnA gene encoding type I glutamate--ammonia ligase, with product MRNYTKDDIRRFVKEEHVNFIRLQFTDILGIIKNVEIPVSQLEKALDNKMMFDGSSIEGFVRIEESDMYLIPDLDTWMVFPWPSGSGKVARLICDVSQADGTPFPGDPRGNLKRVIEEMKELGFTDFNLGPEPEFFLFKLDANKQPTMELNDHGDYFDLAPMDLGENCRRDIVLELEELGFEVEASHHEAAPGQHEIDFKYADVLTACDNIQTFKLVVKTMARKHGLHATFMPKPLYGVSGSGMHCNVSLFKDGANVFFDENGERKLSDTAYHFMAGVLDHVKGFTALTNPTVNSYKRLVPGYEAPCYIAWSAQNRSPLIRIPASRGMSTRIEVRSVDSSANPYLAMAAILKAGLDGIKRQLEPPKPVDRNIYEMKPEELAELGIGTLPTDLDHALIALGEDEVIQDALGSHICANFMKAKKVEWESYRITVHPWELERYMKMY from the coding sequence ATGAGGAATTACACCAAGGACGACATTCGGCGATTTGTGAAGGAGGAACATGTGAATTTTATCCGCCTGCAGTTCACCGACATTTTAGGCATCATTAAAAATGTGGAGATTCCCGTCAGCCAGCTTGAGAAGGCACTTGACAATAAAATGATGTTCGACGGGTCGTCGATTGAAGGTTTTGTCCGGATCGAGGAGTCGGATATGTACCTCATCCCGGATTTGGATACATGGATGGTCTTTCCTTGGCCTTCCGGCAGCGGCAAGGTGGCACGGCTCATTTGCGATGTGTCGCAAGCGGACGGCACACCGTTCCCCGGCGATCCGCGAGGCAACTTGAAGCGCGTCATCGAGGAAATGAAGGAACTCGGGTTCACCGATTTCAATCTCGGACCCGAACCCGAGTTTTTCTTGTTCAAACTGGATGCGAACAAGCAGCCGACGATGGAATTGAACGATCATGGCGATTATTTTGATTTGGCCCCGATGGACCTCGGGGAAAATTGCCGTCGTGATATCGTTCTTGAGTTGGAGGAATTGGGCTTCGAAGTGGAGGCTTCCCATCACGAGGCTGCCCCCGGCCAGCACGAAATTGATTTCAAATATGCGGATGTGTTGACGGCTTGCGATAATATTCAGACTTTCAAACTCGTCGTCAAGACGATGGCACGGAAACATGGTCTGCATGCGACGTTCATGCCGAAACCGTTGTATGGCGTCAGTGGATCGGGCATGCACTGCAATGTGTCTTTATTCAAAGACGGGGCAAATGTATTTTTTGATGAAAACGGCGAACGGAAGCTCAGCGACACGGCGTATCACTTCATGGCGGGGGTCCTCGACCATGTCAAAGGTTTCACCGCCCTCACCAACCCGACGGTGAATTCCTATAAACGGCTCGTGCCAGGCTATGAAGCACCTTGCTACATCGCGTGGTCGGCGCAAAACCGGAGCCCGCTCATCCGGATCCCCGCTTCCCGCGGCATGAGTACGCGGATCGAAGTCCGTTCCGTCGATTCCTCCGCGAATCCATATCTCGCCATGGCGGCCATCTTGAAAGCGGGCCTCGACGGCATCAAACGGCAACTCGAACCGCCGAAGCCGGTCGACCGCAATATTTATGAAATGAAACCCGAGGAGCTGGCGGAACTCGGCATCGGCACCTTGCCGACCGATCTGGACCACGCCCTCATCGCTCTCGGGGAAGATGAAGTCATCCAGGACGCTCTCGGCTCCCATATTTGCGCAAACTTCATGAAAGCGAAAAAAGTGGAATGGGAGAGCTACCGGATCACGGTTCACCCATGGGAATTGGAACGGTATATGAAGATGTATTAA
- a CDS encoding YunC family protein, with protein MVSLTPIILDGHAFTATTVRLPKTTLLTVSNEVGYIMCGALDVELLNTLLIDRRIIAGRAVGVKTIDQLLKAPLESVTIEAERLGIHKGMSGEEALLKMV; from the coding sequence ATGGTTTCATTGACACCGATAATCCTGGACGGCCATGCGTTCACCGCCACAACGGTCCGTCTACCGAAAACCACGTTGCTGACTGTTTCGAACGAGGTGGGGTATATCATGTGCGGCGCACTCGACGTGGAGCTGCTCAACACCCTGCTGATCGACCGCCGAATCATCGCAGGCCGCGCCGTCGGGGTGAAAACGATCGATCAATTGCTAAAAGCCCCACTCGAATCGGTCACAATCGAAGCGGAACGTCTCGGCATCCATAAAGGGATGAGCGGGGAAGAGGCTTTGTTGAAAATGGTGTAA
- a CDS encoding amidohydrolase family protein yields MNPTYLVTAKKLVTVSPLGTVRDGAMRVRNGKITAIGSAVELAEQYPNDPLLDYQDSVITPSLVDCHTHLLEFAPTMLFPVTPETHFLAGRAILFNALQSGITALGEQVCGHPHCDFAVEDYRHAVADLPLDITFATTSISIGFPELAHYSAITRSKAILKSDLVHPQLITEIAMASEFPGENIFINATPANFTRDKVPRAGEIIYSLEEMQRITSIYHKLGKRIGAHVAGEEGIRRALESGIDVLHHAHGITEDLVEDAVKRRVAVVATPLGGTHLPPNSPQEIVGLAEKGIRVSISTDAYLPPYPGVPWLPYTDQSPRGPEELMRVAHPAMALLQSRQLDENEILAMLTAHPAEILGKGDRFGKLEPGMDANFLVADGVPGLDITDASQIQAVFFKGRKMIQRTL; encoded by the coding sequence ATGAATCCAACCTATCTCGTCACAGCGAAAAAACTAGTGACCGTCAGTCCACTCGGAACTGTTCGGGACGGAGCGATGCGGGTCCGAAACGGGAAAATCACCGCAATCGGCTCAGCTGTCGAATTGGCTGAACAATATCCGAACGATCCTCTATTGGACTATCAAGATTCCGTCATCACGCCTTCCTTAGTCGATTGCCACACTCATTTGCTGGAATTCGCTCCGACGATGTTGTTTCCGGTTACACCCGAAACCCATTTCCTCGCCGGCAGGGCGATCTTGTTCAATGCGTTGCAATCAGGCATTACCGCACTTGGCGAACAGGTTTGCGGTCACCCGCACTGTGACTTTGCCGTGGAGGACTATCGCCATGCCGTTGCCGACCTTCCCCTCGATATCACCTTTGCGACGACGAGCATTTCCATCGGGTTTCCGGAACTGGCCCATTATAGCGCCATCACACGATCGAAAGCGATTTTAAAATCCGACCTTGTCCATCCGCAATTAATTACAGAAATTGCAATGGCAAGCGAGTTTCCGGGCGAAAATATCTTCATCAATGCCACTCCGGCTAACTTTACACGGGATAAGGTTCCCCGAGCGGGAGAGATTATCTATTCTTTGGAAGAAATGCAGCGAATCACTTCCATTTATCACAAGCTCGGCAAGCGGATCGGCGCGCATGTAGCGGGGGAGGAAGGCATCCGAAGAGCGCTCGAATCGGGGATCGATGTCCTGCATCATGCGCATGGGATTACGGAGGACTTAGTGGAGGATGCGGTGAAAAGAAGAGTGGCTGTCGTGGCGACGCCGCTCGGGGGCACCCATTTGCCGCCCAATTCACCGCAGGAAATCGTTGGATTGGCCGAGAAGGGAATCCGTGTCTCCATTTCGACCGATGCGTATCTTCCTCCTTATCCGGGTGTGCCGTGGCTTCCGTACACTGATCAATCACCGCGTGGGCCGGAAGAACTGATGCGGGTCGCACACCCGGCGATGGCACTCCTGCAATCGCGTCAATTGGACGAAAATGAAATACTCGCCATGCTCACCGCCCATCCGGCCGAAATACTAGGAAAGGGGGATCGGTTCGGGAAGCTGGAACCCGGAATGGACGCCAATTTCCTAGTGGCGGACGGAGTACCTGGCTTGGACATTACGGATGCCAGTCAAATCCAGGCTGTGTTTTTCAAAGGAAGGAAAATGATCCAAAGGACCCTGTAA
- a CDS encoding DMT family transporter — protein MAWLYVLFAAIVELFWVIGLRYSDSVLEWSLTIIAIVFSFYFIIKACEKLPSGTVYAVFTGSGAAAIFLIDAVYFQSDFSWIQAACVGLIILGVVGLKMADSGGDAATGGDV, from the coding sequence TTGGCTTGGCTTTATGTATTATTTGCCGCGATTGTCGAGTTGTTTTGGGTGATCGGCCTCCGTTACTCCGATTCGGTTTTGGAGTGGAGCCTGACAATTATCGCCATCGTATTCAGTTTTTATTTCATCATCAAAGCTTGTGAGAAACTGCCGTCCGGCACGGTGTATGCGGTATTCACCGGATCTGGGGCCGCTGCGATTTTCCTCATCGATGCCGTGTACTTCCAATCGGATTTTTCTTGGATCCAGGCGGCATGCGTCGGGCTGATTATCCTGGGAGTCGTCGGGTTGAAGATGGCGGATTCCGGGGGAGATGCGGCAACCGGGGGTGATGTGTGA